In one Streptomyces venezuelae genomic region, the following are encoded:
- a CDS encoding RNA polymerase sigma factor has product MVVPVEPSSERPGTSNLPSGAGRTPVDAELHRRLVYGEEAALADVYAAYGVLVHRVATRVTRDHTAAEDVTQEVFAHLWTRPYTFDARRGSLRGWLSMLAHRRAVDWVRGEERHRKAAHADETSLRTVPAPGPSPDEAILEQERSLLLHSALARLPLPQQQVVHLAYFAGRTYRQAAVELGIPEGTAKTRLRTALRTLAETLADPPLRGEHP; this is encoded by the coding sequence GTGGTGGTGCCGGTGGAGCCGTCCTCCGAGAGGCCGGGCACGTCGAACCTGCCGTCCGGCGCGGGAAGGACGCCCGTCGACGCCGAGCTGCACCGGCGGCTCGTCTACGGCGAGGAGGCGGCGCTCGCCGACGTCTACGCCGCGTACGGCGTACTCGTCCACCGCGTCGCCACCCGTGTCACCCGCGACCACACCGCCGCCGAGGACGTGACCCAGGAGGTCTTCGCCCACTTGTGGACCAGGCCCTACACGTTCGACGCGCGCCGCGGCAGCCTGCGCGGCTGGCTGTCGATGCTCGCCCACCGCCGCGCCGTGGACTGGGTGCGCGGCGAGGAACGCCACCGCAAGGCCGCCCACGCCGACGAGACCTCCCTGCGGACCGTGCCCGCGCCGGGGCCCTCCCCGGACGAGGCGATCCTGGAGCAGGAACGCTCCCTGCTCCTGCACTCCGCCCTCGCCCGGCTCCCGCTGCCCCAGCAACAGGTGGTGCACCTCGCCTACTTCGCCGGCCGCACCTACCGGCAGGCCGCCGTCGAACTCGGCATCCCCGAAGGCACCGCGAAGACCCGCCTGCGAACGGCTCTGCGCACCCTGGCCGAGACCCTCGCGGACCCACCCCTGCGAGGTGAACACCCATGA
- a CDS encoding Gfo/Idh/MocA family protein, which yields MNSFPSPVRVGLVGLSARGGWAPHSHVPALALLDGYELRALAASSDASARAAGARYGVPLAFSSPAELVRCDEVDLVVVSVRVPLHREVVLGALDAGKAVLCEWPLGNGLAEAEELAAAAERAGVRTFVGLQARSAPAVRFVRELVAEGYVGEVLSTSLVASGRRWGPVFEPSGEYLLDRRNGGTMLTIPFGHTADAVSMVLGEFTEVSATLATRRPVVHEEGTGRPAAMTVDDQIAVSGRLASGAVASVHFRAGLSRGTNFHWEINGTEGDLVVTGDSGHLQQASLSVRGGRGTDTGLVELPVPARHFDVPAVGELRGLPAYNVGAQYAQVLADLTEGTAHAPDFAHAARRQRLLDAIERSAATGTRVQL from the coding sequence ATGAACTCCTTCCCCTCTCCCGTCCGTGTCGGTCTCGTCGGCCTCTCCGCCCGCGGCGGCTGGGCGCCGCACTCCCACGTCCCTGCCCTGGCCCTGCTCGACGGGTATGAGCTGCGGGCGCTGGCCGCGTCGAGCGACGCCTCGGCGCGGGCCGCCGGCGCCAGGTACGGGGTGCCGCTGGCCTTCAGCTCACCGGCGGAGCTCGTCCGCTGCGACGAGGTGGATCTCGTCGTGGTGAGCGTGCGGGTGCCGCTGCACCGCGAGGTGGTCCTCGGCGCGCTGGACGCGGGCAAGGCGGTGCTCTGCGAGTGGCCGCTCGGCAACGGTCTCGCCGAGGCTGAGGAGCTGGCGGCGGCCGCGGAGCGGGCGGGGGTGCGGACGTTCGTGGGGCTGCAGGCCCGCTCGGCGCCCGCGGTGCGGTTCGTGCGCGAACTCGTCGCGGAGGGCTACGTCGGGGAGGTCCTGTCGACGAGTCTCGTGGCGTCGGGGCGGCGCTGGGGACCCGTCTTCGAACCGTCCGGCGAGTACCTCCTCGACCGGCGCAACGGCGGGACCATGCTGACCATCCCCTTCGGCCACACCGCCGACGCCGTCTCCATGGTGCTCGGCGAGTTCACCGAGGTCTCCGCGACCCTGGCGACCCGGCGCCCCGTGGTGCACGAGGAGGGCACGGGCCGCCCGGCCGCCATGACCGTCGACGACCAGATCGCGGTGAGCGGTCGGCTCGCCTCGGGGGCCGTCGCCTCGGTGCACTTCCGCGCCGGGCTCTCGCGGGGCACGAACTTCCACTGGGAGATCAACGGCACGGAAGGCGACCTCGTGGTCACGGGGGACTCGGGCCATCTCCAGCAGGCGTCCCTGTCCGTGCGGGGCGGCCGCGGCACGGACACCGGCCTCGTCGAACTCCCCGTGCCCGCCCGCCATTTCGACGTCCCCGCCGTCGGGGAGCTGCGGGGGCTGCCCGCGTACAACGTGGGGGCGCAGTACGCGCAGGTCCTCGCCGACCTCACCGAAGGCACCGCGCACGCACCGGACTTCGCGCACGCGGCGCGGCGCCAGCGGCTCCTCGACGCGATCGAGCGCTCGGCCGCGACCGGCACCCGCGTCCAGCTCTGA
- a CDS encoding winged helix-turn-helix transcriptional regulator, which yields MTGQTLEDSSTRHDIYGLLCPGRAIFELLVNKWTGLAITALEDGPRRFGELRRKLEGVSPKVLTQTLRRLEDHGLVTRTVHAEVPPRVEYALTDLGRGALEPLAHLRTWIRTNTGRFTAAE from the coding sequence ATGACTGGTCAGACCCTTGAGGACAGCTCCACCCGGCACGACATCTACGGCTTGCTCTGCCCGGGGCGGGCGATCTTCGAGCTGCTCGTCAACAAGTGGACCGGCCTCGCCATCACCGCCCTCGAGGACGGCCCGCGCCGCTTCGGCGAGCTCCGCCGCAAGCTGGAGGGCGTCAGCCCGAAGGTGCTCACCCAGACCCTGCGCCGCCTGGAGGACCACGGCCTGGTGACCCGCACGGTCCACGCCGAGGTGCCGCCCCGCGTCGAGTACGCGCTGACCGACCTCGGCCGCGGCGCCCTGGAACCCCTCGCCCACCTGCGCACCTGGATCAGGACGAACACGGGGAGGTTCACGGCGGCGGAGTGA
- a CDS encoding aminotransferase class V-fold PLP-dependent enzyme encodes MESMGINTGTEFAPTSTYLNTASCGLLPRRAVDAVRALAVENGEGRPGGAGDFEVVDAARAAFARLVGVAEGRVAVGGSVAVHAGLIAGSLPPGAEVLVPEGEFASIVNPFVLRGDLKVRYAPLDGLAAAVTPTTALVSFSAVQSADGRAADLPAVRAAAAAHGARTLLDATQAAGWLPLDADAYDYTLTGAFKWLLCPRGVSFLTVREDAQEALAPLHGGWLAAADTWHSTYGPLAELAPDARRFDEPTAFLAYHGAAAALTLVEETGVDAVHAHDTALAARYRAGLATLGHTPVPGASPIVSVPGLADRAPELTRAGILTSARAGRLRAAFHVYNTEADVDRLLDVLSG; translated from the coding sequence ATGGAGTCCATGGGGATCAACACCGGTACGGAATTCGCTCCCACATCGACGTATCTGAACACCGCCAGTTGTGGCCTGCTGCCGCGTCGCGCCGTCGACGCGGTCCGCGCGCTCGCCGTCGAGAACGGCGAAGGAAGGCCCGGCGGCGCCGGTGACTTCGAGGTGGTCGACGCGGCACGGGCCGCCTTCGCCCGGCTCGTCGGCGTGGCGGAGGGCCGGGTGGCGGTCGGCGGGTCCGTCGCCGTGCACGCCGGACTGATCGCCGGATCCCTGCCCCCGGGCGCCGAAGTCCTCGTCCCCGAGGGGGAGTTCGCCTCCATCGTGAACCCCTTCGTGCTGCGCGGCGACCTCAAGGTGCGGTACGCACCGCTGGACGGGCTCGCCGCGGCCGTGACGCCCACGACGGCACTCGTCTCCTTCTCCGCCGTCCAGTCCGCCGACGGCCGCGCCGCCGACCTGCCCGCCGTCCGCGCGGCGGCCGCCGCCCACGGCGCGCGCACCCTCCTCGACGCGACGCAGGCCGCGGGCTGGCTCCCGCTGGACGCCGACGCCTACGACTACACCCTCACCGGCGCCTTCAAATGGCTGCTCTGCCCGCGCGGCGTGTCCTTCCTGACCGTGCGCGAGGACGCCCAGGAGGCCCTCGCCCCGCTGCACGGCGGCTGGCTCGCCGCGGCCGACACCTGGCACTCCACGTACGGGCCGCTCGCCGAACTCGCCCCCGACGCGCGCCGGTTCGACGAACCCACCGCCTTCCTCGCCTACCACGGGGCCGCCGCGGCGCTCACCCTCGTCGAGGAGACCGGCGTCGACGCCGTCCACGCCCACGACACGGCGCTCGCCGCCCGCTACCGCGCGGGTCTCGCCACGCTGGGCCACACCCCGGTGCCGGGCGCATCGCCCATCGTCTCCGTGCCCGGACTGGCCGACCGGGCACCGGAGTTGACCCGGGCGGGCATTCTGACGTCGGCACGGGCGGGGCGCCTGAGGGCGGCGTTCCACGTGTACAACACCGAGGCGGATGTGGACCGCCTCCTCGACGTGCTCTCGGGCTGA
- a CDS encoding DUF1349 domain-containing protein — protein sequence MDVTIPELPFPLRTYGPDGDWSHEDGVLTGWAGPRQDRFVPPTGAVVEPASDAPRLLGAPEGDFQLIARVTVGFAAAFDAGVLYLHVGEREWAKLCLERSPDEPTICTVVTRGHSDDANAFVVDGSSAWLRISRTGSAFAFHASTDGERWTFVRIFSLGDEEAAGAALVGFMAQSPVGEGCVVTYDHIEFRPNWPKGLRDGS from the coding sequence ATGGACGTCACGATCCCCGAACTGCCCTTCCCGCTGCGCACCTACGGCCCCGACGGCGACTGGTCCCACGAGGACGGCGTCCTCACCGGCTGGGCCGGCCCCCGCCAGGACCGCTTCGTGCCCCCGACGGGCGCCGTGGTGGAGCCCGCCTCCGACGCGCCGCGCCTCCTCGGCGCCCCCGAGGGCGACTTCCAGCTGATCGCCCGCGTCACGGTCGGCTTCGCCGCCGCCTTCGACGCGGGCGTGCTGTACCTGCACGTCGGCGAGCGGGAGTGGGCCAAGCTCTGCCTGGAGCGCTCCCCGGACGAGCCCACGATCTGCACGGTCGTCACCCGCGGCCACTCCGACGACGCCAACGCGTTCGTGGTGGACGGCAGCAGCGCCTGGCTGCGCATCAGCCGTACGGGGTCGGCGTTCGCGTTCCACGCGTCCACGGACGGCGAGCGGTGGACGTTCGTGCGGATCTTCTCGCTCGGCGACGAGGAGGCGGCGGGCGCCGCGCTGGTCGGCTTCATGGCGCAGTCGCCCGTCGGGGAGGGCTGTGTGGTGACGTACGACCACATCGAGTTCCGCCCGAACTGGCCGAAGGGACTGCGGGACGGCTCGTAG
- a CDS encoding DsbA family oxidoreductase: MRVEIWSDIACPWCYVGKARFEKALAAFPHRDGVEVVHRSFELDPGRAKGDTGLVLPMLMQKYGMSEEQAREGERRLGENAAAEGLDYRTEGRDHGNTFDMHRLLHFAKEQGRQDELIGLLYRANFAEERSVFADDARVVELAVEAGLEEAEVRGVLADPERYADDVRADEREAAELGANGVPFFVLDRKYGVSGAQPAEVFTQALEQAWGERAPLTTLASADGGDACGPDGCAVPQA; encoded by the coding sequence ATGCGCGTCGAGATCTGGAGCGACATCGCCTGCCCCTGGTGCTACGTGGGCAAGGCCCGCTTCGAGAAGGCGCTCGCCGCCTTCCCGCACCGTGACGGCGTCGAGGTCGTGCACCGCTCCTTCGAGCTGGACCCGGGGCGCGCCAAGGGCGACACCGGGCTCGTCCTGCCGATGCTCATGCAGAAGTACGGCATGAGCGAGGAGCAGGCCCGCGAGGGGGAGCGGCGGCTCGGTGAGAACGCGGCCGCCGAGGGCCTCGACTACCGCACCGAGGGCCGCGACCACGGCAACACCTTCGACATGCACCGTCTGCTGCACTTCGCCAAGGAGCAGGGCAGGCAGGACGAGCTGATCGGACTGCTCTACCGCGCGAACTTCGCCGAGGAGCGGTCCGTCTTCGCGGACGACGCGCGCGTCGTGGAGCTCGCCGTCGAGGCGGGTCTTGAGGAGGCCGAGGTGCGGGGCGTCCTCGCCGACCCCGAGCGGTACGCCGACGACGTCCGCGCGGACGAGCGCGAGGCCGCCGAGCTCGGCGCGAACGGCGTGCCGTTCTTCGTCCTCGACCGCAAGTACGGCGTCTCCGGCGCCCAGCCCGCCGAGGTCTTCACGCAGGCCCTGGAGCAGGCGTGGGGCGAGCGCGCGCCGCTCACCACGCTCGCGTCGGCCGACGGCGGCGACGCCTGCGGACCCGACGGATGCGCGGTTCCGCAGGCCTGA
- a CDS encoding aldehyde dehydrogenase (NADP(+)), whose amino-acid sequence MAAAPVWSVDPRTGKQREQVAVEATAEEVDLAVRAAADAASALADRTVRAAFLRTAADLLEEAEDHLVEAADAETALGPVRLTGELARTCYQFRAFADIVDEGAFLGIVIDHPDATATPPIPDLRRYKIPLGVVAVYAASNFPFAFSVPGGDTASALAAGCPVVVKAHPDHPGTSELVASVLRRAAARHGVPEGVVGLVHGFDAGVELVKHPLVSGAGFTGSIRGGRALFDAAAARPVPIPFHGELGSLNPVVITEAAAAERAEQIGTGLAGSMTLGVGQFCVKPGLVLAPEGAGGDRLVKSLTDAVSNTESGVLLDHRMRDNFVAGVHERAALPDVDAPVTPGAGGEHTVSAGFLTVPAARLAAEGAHDLLLEECFGPVTVVARYADDAEITAVLSRLPGNLTATVQLSSDEAAGESGRGAELLAELTPLAGRVLVDGWPTGVAVAPAQHHGGPYPATTSTSTSVGGTAVERWLRPVAYQNTPEALLPPELRDANPLGLPRRYDGRLQH is encoded by the coding sequence GTGGCAGCAGCACCAGTCTGGAGTGTCGACCCCCGAACCGGGAAGCAGCGCGAGCAGGTTGCGGTGGAGGCCACAGCCGAAGAGGTCGACCTCGCGGTGCGCGCCGCGGCCGACGCCGCGTCCGCCCTCGCCGACCGCACGGTCCGCGCCGCCTTCCTGCGCACGGCCGCGGACCTCCTCGAAGAGGCCGAGGACCACCTCGTGGAGGCCGCGGACGCCGAGACCGCCCTCGGCCCGGTCCGGCTCACCGGCGAACTCGCCCGCACCTGCTACCAGTTCCGCGCCTTCGCGGACATCGTCGACGAGGGTGCCTTCCTCGGCATCGTCATCGACCACCCCGACGCCACGGCGACCCCGCCCATCCCCGACCTGCGCCGCTACAAGATCCCGCTCGGCGTCGTCGCCGTATACGCCGCGTCCAACTTCCCCTTCGCCTTCTCCGTGCCCGGCGGCGACACCGCGAGCGCGCTCGCCGCGGGCTGCCCCGTCGTGGTCAAGGCCCACCCCGACCACCCCGGCACCTCCGAGCTGGTCGCCTCCGTGCTGCGCAGGGCCGCCGCCCGGCACGGCGTCCCCGAGGGCGTCGTCGGCCTCGTGCACGGCTTCGACGCGGGCGTCGAACTCGTCAAGCACCCGCTGGTCTCGGGCGCCGGCTTCACCGGCTCCATCCGCGGCGGGCGCGCCCTCTTCGACGCGGCGGCCGCACGGCCCGTGCCGATCCCCTTCCACGGCGAGCTCGGCTCCCTCAACCCCGTCGTCATCACCGAGGCCGCCGCCGCCGAGCGAGCCGAGCAGATCGGCACCGGACTCGCCGGCTCCATGACGCTCGGCGTCGGCCAGTTCTGCGTCAAGCCCGGCCTGGTCCTCGCCCCCGAGGGCGCGGGCGGCGACCGGCTCGTGAAGTCCCTGACCGACGCGGTCAGCAACACCGAGTCGGGGGTGCTCCTCGACCACCGGATGCGGGACAACTTCGTCGCCGGGGTGCACGAGCGCGCCGCGCTGCCCGACGTGGACGCGCCGGTCACCCCCGGTGCGGGCGGCGAGCACACCGTCAGCGCGGGCTTCCTGACCGTCCCGGCCGCCCGACTCGCCGCCGAAGGGGCGCACGACCTGCTCCTTGAGGAGTGCTTCGGCCCGGTCACCGTCGTCGCCCGCTACGCCGACGACGCGGAGATCACCGCCGTGCTCTCCCGGCTGCCCGGCAACCTCACCGCCACCGTGCAGCTGTCCTCCGACGAGGCGGCGGGGGAGAGCGGCCGGGGCGCCGAACTGCTCGCCGAGCTCACCCCGCTCGCCGGACGCGTCCTGGTCGACGGCTGGCCGACCGGCGTCGCCGTCGCCCCCGCCCAGCACCACGGCGGCCCCTACCCCGCGACCACGTCGACCTCGACATCCGTGGGCGGCACGGCCGTCGAGCGCTGGCTGCGGCCGGTCGCGTACCAGAACACCCCCGAGGCGCTGCTCCCGCCGGAGCTGCGCGACGCCAACCCGCTGGGACTGCCCCGGCGCTACGACGGGCGCCTGCAACACTGA